The Chelonia mydas isolate rCheMyd1 chromosome 20, rCheMyd1.pri.v2, whole genome shotgun sequence genome includes the window AAAATCTAAAGCAGTTTGAAACCACAGCTGCCCTTGTGCTGCAGTGACCATGTACAACATTCCTCTGAGGAGGGGCAGAATCTAGTGAGAGGTTGGGCGGTCTAGTGGATAGCATCAGAGGGGGAGCCGTGTTactctggatctgtaaaagcagcaaagagtcctgtggcaccttatagactaacagtgGATAGTGTAAGTTAGAGGGGCCTCAGGACTATTCTAACTTACTTCATGAACCGGGCTGGCTTCAGATCATAGCAGAGCTTGGGTGGAACTGAGAATTGGGCACTTCGGACTGGgataaataactacacaaggtgcCAGGCAAAGGAGGACTGGACTGTGCCCCATCTGTCCTGGCTTTCCATTTAAAAAGAGCAGGAAACATAGGGCCAGACCTCGTCGCTGGTGTAAATAAAGCGTAGTTCCGTTGACTTCAGGGCGAGAATTGTATTAATTTGCAAGCACCCTGGATTATTTTATTTCCTATTCCCACACCCCCTTACTTGGAAGCTCTGGGGTGAAAACTGGGCCCCATGTTAATCATTGGGCGGTGGGAGGGTTGCAATTGACCCTGGTCTTTCTGCCGATTTATACAGGGGCATGTTTTAATTTCCAAGAGACATCCCCAAATAGTTTCTCATGCATTCAAATTACATCCCTCCCAACTGGCCAAAAACTAGTGTGGTCTTAAAATACTGGAACATTCTTTGTACCAGCTAgtaatgattatttatttatattattgtagcgCCTAGGGACCCCgtcatggaccagaacctcaTGGTGCTAGgacctgtacaaacacagaagaagacagtccctgccccaataaAGTGTGATAGTCCCTGTTTTATTGCCTGGGATCAGGAGCATTTCTCACTTTTGAACCCAGATGTGAGCTGCTGGATGGCTGAAATGgaagagtcatagaatatcaggtttggaaggtttggacctcaggaggtcatctagtccaacctctgctcaaagcaggaccaatccccattttttggcccagatccctaaatggccccctcaaggattgaactcacaaccctgcatttagcaggtcaatgctcaaaccactgagctatcgtgCGCCCCAGGTTTCGaggagctccccagagacaactgTGCAGGTAAGGAATAAGTGACCTCCTTATCAACGAGCAAAGCAAAAATGTAGAATTCCAACCAAGTGGTTGTGAGCCCTTGGATTCCTGTCTCATCGTGTCCAGTATTGTAATCAGCAATTGCCAGATCTTTAGAGGAAAGATCATGCCCAGCTTCCAACCAGGACTGACTTTTTGCAAGTGGGGGGACACCCACCCTCCACCCACCAGCAATCCTTCATCCGAGGTCCAAATGTACTGCTGTCCTGTACCCTGTGTCGTCGTACACCAaagcaaagtgggtataaattaCTACCAAATTGGAATGGTAGTGGTTTACACCCACGTCACACTCCCcctacactggtgcaaatgatCACTCAAGGTGCAGGGCTGCAGAGACTAGGACCTCATTCCCATACACTGATGCCCTGAAGTGGGCATAAACAACGCTCTGAGAATACCCCCTGTGCAGGGGTCCTTGCTAGTGCATGCAGAGCTGGTGTAAGGGCTCTGCATCAGCCCTGATTGTAGGGAGTATGTCGGAGGTGTGGCCAGAATGTACTATGCTATGAGTAGCCTCGCTTCTCAAGGCCCACAAGGGGTAATGGGAAGCagagtgtaaatcagagcagccccaaggttgctctaacttacaccagaGTGTGGCCAGGCCCTGAATACAGGATGTACAGAGGTGACTTTGTTACCTTtgccctgccacagcacaggaATAGACTAACTGAGAACCGGGTGCCCAGTGTGTTTAGATGGGATGCAAATCAAAGATTGCTCCACCTTGCtcttcggggggtgggggggttcggCTCCAGAGCTGCAGTATCAAAGGGTTTGTTTCCCAGCTTAAAATGCCTGTCTCTCACGCACAGGGAGTGAGTCGTGCCTGGACGCTCTTTCTGTTCCAGCAGATGTTGAGGTCAGTAATGGCAACAAGGAGGTAGATCATCATCCAGGAGGTCCTGAGGAGGCAGAACCGCGTAGTGTATTGGGCAGAAGGTCCAAAGAGTACGTTGCCCAGCATCCTTGCCAAGGGGAAGCCTGCGAGGACCAACACAGTTTGGAAAGGAATCAGACAAGCCGTCCAGAGAAGAGGCAAGGGAAATCTGATCTGGCTGAAAGGGAATATAAAGACCTCCTCACCCACCCTCCTTGCCACAAAAAGGAGAAGGCCTACAAATGTctgcagtgtgggaaaagcttctaCCAGAGCGCGGCCCTCATTCGACACCAGTTAATCCACTCAGAAGACCAACCCTACAAGTGTCCTGACTGCGGGAAGACCTTCACGCAGAGCTCACACCAGGTGTACCACCAGGGGACCCACACAGGACAGCGACCCTACCGATGTGGAGAGAACTTCAACCAGAGCTCACATTTGGGGTACCACCAGAAAACCCACGCCAGGGAGCGACCCTATGAATGTGAGGAGTGCGGGAAGGGCTTCTACCAGAGCTCGCACTTTGTTTACCACCAGCGCAGCCACTGGGGAGAGCGACCCTACCGGTGTTGGGATTGCGGTAAGAGCTTCTGCCTGAGCTCCAACCTTCTCACCCAGCAGAGGATCCACACTGGAGAGCGACCCTATCAATGCCGGGAGTGTGGGAAGGGCTTCTACCAGAGCTCTCACTTCGTGTACCGCCAGGGGACCCACACGGGCGCGCGGCCCTACAAATGCCCCGGGTGTGAGAGGAGCTTCAGCCTGAGCTCCAACCTTCTGAAGCATCAGAAGATCCATGTGGGAGACAGACCCTACAAATGCAGCC containing:
- the LOC119564327 gene encoding zinc finger protein 436-like; this encodes NACLSRTGSESCLDALSVPADVEVSNGNKEVDHHPGGPEEAEPRSVLGRRSKEYVAQHPCQGEACEDQHSLERNQTSRPEKRQGKSDLAEREYKDLLTHPPCHKKEKAYKCLQCGKSFYQSAALIRHQLIHSEDQPYKCPDCGKTFTQSSHQVYHQGTHTGQRPYRCGENFNQSSHLGYHQKTHARERPYECEECGKGFYQSSHFVYHQRSHWGERPYRCWDCGKSFCLSSNLLTQQRIHTGERPYQCRECGKGFYQSSHFVYRQGTHTGARPYKCPGCERSFSLSSNLLKHQKIHVGDRPYKCSQCGKSFGLNSNLIKHQRVHTGEKLHLCADCGRSFRWCSALIQHQRTHTGERPYKCTQCGKCFSQSSNLIQYRRIHVDEGPDSPP